In Solanum stenotomum isolate F172 chromosome 6, ASM1918654v1, whole genome shotgun sequence, one DNA window encodes the following:
- the LOC125868437 gene encoding uncharacterized protein LOC125868437 — protein sequence MSNNLPASTFSERRYRTEQLIMNLRESSIREAVLIELNNFIIEQSTEAMRMDLGFHLWNSELTLTILLQEVVAVYPKLLDSTLAMAESARLCNALNVIQCMASHPNARIGLLKANIPYFLYPFLRISENVMRPLQFVKLTILNLIAALAKFDESYGQEILLLLLDTQVFSLCLLCIHHGDQLIRKIATLILMKILMQEKGLKYCCALPARFLLVIQVLHQLVDTFASEIPSSQQLKNVVQCYLSLSRVAWAGGVYDAVRTYFPLQLIDYKFGIIIRVSPSSYFFPQDPEIPIMLHQLELNLTRQPPQ from the exons ATGAGTAATAATTTGCCGGCGTCAACATTTTCAGAGCGTCGTTACAGGACAGAGCAATTGATAATGAATCTTCGTGAGAGTAGTATTCGCGAAGCTGTTCTTATTGAACTCAACAATTTCATCATAGAGCAGTCAACTGAAGCAATGCGCATGGATCTTGGATTTCACTTGTGGAACTCTGAACTTACACTCACCATACTTTTACAG GAAGTAGTAGCAGTGTACCCCAAGCTTTTAGACTCAACATTAGCAATGGCGGAATCTGCTCGACTTTGTAATGCTCTTAATGTAATTCAG TGTATGGCTTCTCACCCAAATGCAAGAATCGGGCTCCTCAAAG CAAACATACCATATTTTCTTTACCCATTTCTCCGAATCTCTGAAAATGTGATGAGGCCTCTGCAATTTGTGAAGCTTACCATCTTGAATCTTATTGCTGCCCTAGCAAAG TTCGATGAGTCATATGGGCAAGAAATTCTTCTTTTATTGCTAGACACACAAGTATTTTCTTTATGCCTGCTCTGCATCCATCATGGTGATCAACTGATACGGAAG ATTGCAACACTCATACTAATGAAAATCTTGATGCAAGAGAAAGggctaaaatattgttgtgcTCTCCCCGCTCGTTTTCTCTTAGTGATACAAGTCCTGCATCAACTGGTAGACACATTTGCTTCTGAAATCCCTAGTTCACAGCAGCTAAAAAATGTTGTTCAGTGCTACCTAAGTCTTTCGCGAGTAGCATGGGCAGGCGG GGTATATGATGCAGTGAGAACCTATTTTCCACTACAGCTAATTGACTACAAGTTTGGCATCATTATTCGTGTGAGTCCATCGTCTTATTTCTTCCCACAA GATCCGGAGATTCCAATTATGCTGCATCAGTTAGAGTTGAATCTAACTCGTCAACCACCACAATAA
- the LOC125868435 gene encoding uncharacterized protein LOC125868435: protein MSNYLPPRLPVFFFQHHSRAAYLIMDLHYSSNREEVLIQLDNFIKQPRSESMRINLGYYLWKSFNTVNRSESIRIGLGYHLWNLFDTVYILLQEVAAVYQKFLDSTLTLKESARVRNALTVFQCMASHPDARKWLVKEKIQDYLYPFLQITPNVMSPLQLLRLSIFNFIDALTKFDELHGHEILLLFLDTQIFSSCVNCIRDGDKPIKKAATLILMKILMQEEGLRYCCSRPDDFLSVIRILCQLVRSFSYQIPCSQHLKYVVQCFLSLSRVAWEDRVYETVRDMLPLQLIENTFHNIIHKDPEIPEMLHQLVWNLNHRPPQ, encoded by the exons ATGAGTAATTATCTGCCGCCTCGTCTGCCGGTTTTCTTTTTCCAGCATCATAGCAGGGCGGCGTACTTGATAATGGATCTTCATTACAGTAGTAATCGTGAAGAAGTTCTTATTCAACTCGACAATTTCATCAAACAGCCGAGAAGTGAATCAATGCGCATCAATCTTGGATATTACCTGTGGAAATCCTTCAATACAGTCAACAGAAGTGAATCAATTCGCATCGGTCTTGGATATCACTTGTGGAACTTGTTTGATACAGTTTACATACTTTTACAG GAAGTAGCAGCAGTGTACCAAAAGTTCTTAGACTCAACATTAACCCTCAAGGAATCTGCTCGAGTTCGTAATGCCCTTACTGTATTTCAG TGTATGGCCTCTCACCCAGATGCAAGAAAGTGGCTCGTCAAAG aaaaaatacaagattatcTTTACCCATTCCTCCAAATTACTCCAAATGTGATGTCGCCTCTGCAACTTCTGAGGCTTAGCATCTTCAATTTTATTGATGCCCTTACAAAG TTTGATGAGTTACATGGGCATgaaattcttcttttatttctagACACACAAATATTTTCTTCCTGTGTGAACTGCATTCGTGATGGTGATAAACCGATAAAGAAG GCTGCAACACTCATACTTATGAAAATCTTGATGCAAGAGGAAGGGTTAAGATATTGTTGTTCTCGCCCCGATGATTTTCTGTCAGTGATACGAATCTTGTGTCAACTTGTACGATCATTTTCTTATCAAATCCCTTGTTCACAGCACCTAAAATATGTTGTTCAATGCTTCCTAAGTCTTTCGCGGGTAGCTTGGGAAGACAG GGTATATGAAACAGTGAGAGACATGCTTCCTCTACAGCTAATTGAAAACACTTTTCAcaatattattcat AAAGATCCAGAGATTCCAGAAATGCTGCATCAGTTAGTGTGGAATCTTAATCATCGACCACCTCAATAA
- the LOC125869296 gene encoding uncharacterized protein LOC125869296 gives MSNPSERRYRTEQLIMNLRESSTREAVLIELNNFIIEQSTEAMRMDLGFHLWNSELTLTILLQEVVAVYPKLLDPTLTMTESTRLCNALNVIQCMASRPDARIGLLKANIPYFLNPFLRISENVMRPLRFVTLSILNLISALAKFDESYGQEILLLLLDTQVVPLCMHCILHGDQLIRKVATLMLMKILMQEKGLKYCCALPARFLLVIQVLRQLVDTFTSEIPCSQQLKYVVQCYLSLSRVAWVGGIYDTVRTNFPKQLIDNTFGIITRVSPSSYFFPQDPEIPNMLHQLVLNLTRQPPQ, from the exons ATGAGTAATCCGTCGGAGCGTCGTTACAGGACGGAGCAATTGATAATGAATCTTCGTGAGAGTAGTACTCGCGAAGCTGTTCTTATTGAACTCAACAATTTCATCATAGAGCAGTCAACTGAAGCAATGCGCATGGATCTTGGATTTCACTTGTGGAACTCTGAACTTACACTCACCATACTTTTACAG GAAGTAGTAGCAGTGTACCCCAAGCTTTTAGACCCAACATTAACTATGACGGAATCTACTCGACTTTGTAATGCTCTTAATGTAATTCAG TGTATGGCTTCTCGCCCAGATGCAAGAATCGGGCTCCTCAAAG CAAACATACCATATTTTCTTAATCCATTTCTCCGAATCTCTGAAAATGTGATGAGGCCTCTGCGATTTGTGACACTTAGCATCTTGAATCTTATTTCTGCCCTAGCAAAG TTCGATGAGTCATATGGGCAAGAAATTCTTCTTTTATTGCTAGACACACAAGTAGTTCCTTTATGCATGCACTGCATCCTTCATGGTGATCAACTGATACGGAAG GTTGCAACACTCATGCTTATGAAAATCTTGATGCAAGAGAAAGggctaaaatattgttgtgcTCTCCCCGCTCGTTTTCTGTTAGTGATACAAGTCCTGCGTCAACTGGTAGACACATTTACTTCTGAAATCCCTTGCTCACAGCAGCTAAAATATGTTGTTCAATGCTACCTAAGTCTTTCGCGAGTAGCATGGGTAGGCGG GATATATGATACAGTGAGAACCAATTTTCCAAAACAGCTAATTGACAACACTTTTGGCATCATTACTCGTGTGAGTCCATCGTCTTATTTCTTCCCACAG GATCCAGAGATTCCAAATATGCTGCATCAGTTAGTGTTGAATCTAACTCGTCAACCACCACAATAA
- the LOC125868436 gene encoding uncharacterized protein LOC125868436: MSNYLPPRLSVFFFQHHSRAAHLIMELHYGHDREKVLMQLNEFIRQPRSESMRINLGYHLSNSFDTEVIAAKPKFLDSTLTPRESSQVCNALSVFQVQESGSSKVASLFPDLLRGLRYGTKKIHKILYPFLKETTNVMTPRQPVRLSILILIDALTKFDELHGHEILLLFLETQIFSSCLHCIHHGDMPIKKVATLILMKILMQEEGLRCCYSRPDCLRSVMEVLGQLVETFSYQIPCSQHLKYVIRCFLSLSRVGWIPRVYETVRNGVPQRLIDNTFRVIIHVDPQIQNMLYQLLLNLNLNPQQLLG, from the exons ATGAGTAATTATCTGCCGCCTCGTCTGTCGGTTTTCTTTTTCCAGCATCATAGCAGGGCAGCACACTTGATAATGGAACTTCATTACGGTCATGATCGTGAAAAAGTTCTTATGCAACTCAACGAATTCATCAGACAACCGAGAAGTGAATCAATGCGCATCAATCTTGGATATCACCTGTCGAACTCCTTCGATACT GAAGTAATAGCAGCGAAGCCCAAGTTTTTAGACTCAACATTAACCCCGAGGGAATCTTCACAAGTTTGTAATGCTCTATCGGTATTTCAG GTGCAAGAAAGTGGCTCGTCCAAGGTAGCGTCGTTGTTTCCTGATTTGCTTCGTGGATTGAGATACGGAACAA aaaaaatacataaaattcttTACCCATTCCTCAAAGAAACTACAAATGTGATGACGCCTCGGCAACCTGTGAGGCTTAGCATCTTGATTCTTATTGATGCCCTAACAAAG TTTGATGAGTTACATGGGCATgaaattcttcttttatttctagAAACACAAATATTTTCTTCCTGCTTGCACTGCATTCATCATGGTGATATGCCGATAAAGAAG GTTGCAACACTCATACTTATGAAAATCTTGATGCAAGAGGAAGGGCTAAGATGTTGTTACTCTCGCCCTGATTGTCTTCGGTCAGTGATGGAAGTCTTGGGTCAACTGGTAGAAACATTTTCTTATCAAATCCCTTGTTCGCAGCACCTAAAATATGTTATTCGATGCTTCCTAAGTCTTTCGCGAGTAGGATGGATACCcag GGTATATGAAACAGTGAGAAACGGGGTTCCTCAACGACTAATTGACAACACTTTTCGCgttattattcat GTAGATCCACAGATTCAAAATATGCTGTATCAGTTATTATTGAATCTTAATCTTAATCCCCAACAATTGCTCGGATGA